The genomic segment TCGCTGCGCACCACGCCCCAGCCGGTGCAAGTGAGCGAGGGATCGAGGCCGAGGATCAGCATCCTAGAGCTTCAGCCCAAGGCGCGGTGCGGCTGCCATCAGCAACCCGTAAAGCAAGACGGTGAGCACGCAGCCGGCAAGTAGCGAGAGCCAGAAGGGCAACCCGGCGCGCAGCATGGCCGGGATCGTCAGGAACATGGGCAGCGATGGCAGCACATACCAGAAGGTCGCCGCCGAATGCACTGCCATGTTCTCTGCATCGGGCCGTTCCCGCCACAGCAGGATCATGCCCAGGATCGAAACGAGCGGCAGCGAAGCCACCAGCGCGGCAAAGGCCGGCAGCCGCTTGCCGATCTCGGAAATGGCCGCGATCAAGGCGCCGGAAAGCAGCGCCTTGGCGACCAGTCCCCACATCAGCCCAGCTTTTCCATCACGTCGTCGGGAATTTCGTAATTGCCCCAAACGGTCTGGACGTCGTCATCGTCGTCCAGCGTGTCTATCAGCTTGAGCAGGGTGGCCGCCGTGGCCTCGTCCACTTCGGTCTTGAGGCTGGGCTTCCATGCCAGCTTCACGCCTTCGGCTTCGCCCAGAACCTTTTCCAGTTCACGGGCGACTTCGTGCAGCGAATCGACCGACACCCAGATCGAGTGGCTTTCCTCGTCGCTTTCGACATCGTCGGCACCGGCTTCGATCGCGGCTTCGAGAACCTTTTCCTCATCACCGACCTTGCCGGGATATTCGATCAGGCCAAGCCGTTCGAACCCGTGGCTCACCGCGCCCGAAGCGCCCAGATTGCCGCCATTCTTGGAGAAGGCCGTGCGCACATTGGTGGCAGTGCGGTTGCGATTGTCGGTCAGTGCCTCGACGATCAGCGCAACGCCGCCCGGACCATAGCCTTCATAGCGGACTTCTTCGTAATTCTCGCCGTCGCCCTTGCTCGCCTTGTCGATGGCGCGCTGGATATTGTCCTTAGGCATGGACTGGGCCTTGGCCGCGTTGACGGCGGCGCGCAGGCGCGGGTTCATGTCCGGATCGGGCATGCCCATCTTGGCCGCGACAGTGATTTCGCGGCTAAGCTTGGAAAACATCGCGGAGCGCTTCTTATCCTGCGCGCCCTTGCGGTGCATGATGTTCTTGAATTTGGAATGGCCTGCCATGGGAACCTTCGGAAATCTGTGTTCTTGCGGATTCCTCGGGCGGAATCCCGTGTGGGCGCGCTCCTAGCTTACAGGCGCGCGCCGGGCAATGCGTGAGCTATATCTGATTGTCAGAGCAGCACAGCGGTGCCGCTGGCGCTGACCATCAGCATCGATCCGTTGGAGCCGAGTACCTCGTAATCGAGGTCCACGCCAAGCACGGCGTTGCCACCGCGCTGCATGGCCTGCTGCTTCATTTCCTCGATCGCCTGATCGCGCGCGCGGCTGAGCACTTCCTCATATTTGCCTGATCGCCCGCCGACGATGTCGGTAATGGAAGCGAACAGGTCGCGGAAGATATTGGCGCCCACGATCACTTCACCGGCCACGATACCCAGATATTCCTTCACCGGGCGCCCTTCCACCAATGCCGTGGTGGTGACGATCATGCCGTCTTCGCGCGAACTCTCCCAGGGGCCTGCCATCTTTGTTTACTCCCGCATGCCATTGATGCGAGGAAGATAACGCAGCGCGCGCGCCTGCCAAGCCATTGGCGATGGAGTATTTCCGGTGACCGTCGACACGAATTACCCCCCGCCCGTCACCATGCTGCGCGAGCTGGGCCAGTGGCTGCGCCACCCCCGCCGGCTGGATCCGACCGGAATCCGCGCGCCGGGCGCTATGCGGCGGCTGGCGGTGCTGACAGTGCTGATGATCACTGGCCTGCTGCTGGTGCTGCTGCCTGTGCTGGGCCTGTGGCAAAGCCTGTTCGACCTGCCCGCCCCCGATGCCTTCGGCAAGCTGGAGCCGCAGGTGATGATTCCCGTCGTGATCGTGATCGCGCCGGTTCTGGAAGAATTGCTGTTTCGCGGCTGGCTGACGGGCCGCGTCCGGGCCTTGTGGCTGCTGGCCTGCGCCGCAGGCATCGCCGTGCTGCTCTATGCCAATACGCAGGGGATGAACCCGGTGGCGGCCGGGGCGGGCTTTCTGGCCCTGCTGATCGCAATGCCCTTGGGCTGGTTTTTCCTGAGGAAGAAAGGCACGCCCGGCTGGTTCGATGCGGGCTTCCCGGCGATCTTCTATCTGGGCGCGGCGGGCTTCGCGCTGCTGCACATGGCCAATTATCCCAGCTTCTCGGTGATCGCCCTGCCGCTGGTGCTGCCGCAATTATGGGCCGGGCTGGTGCTGGGCTTCATCCGCATGCGGATCGGCCTTGTCGCATCCATGCTGGCCCATGCCCTGTCCAACAGCGCCGCCTTGACGGTGGCGCTGTTGGCAAGCTGACTGGATCAGTCGAGGCCCAGCGCGCTGCGATAGGTGTCCAGCACCAGGTCCATTTCGCGGCGATCGTCCGGCTTCATCTTACGCAGACGCACGATCTGGCGCATGATCTTGACGTCGTAACCCACGGCCTTGGCTTCGGCATAGACGTCGCGGATGTCGTCGGAGATGCCCTTCTTTTCTTCTTCCAGTCGCTCCACGCGCTCGATCAGCAGGCGCAGGCGGTCATCGGTGGTTTCGGCCATCTGTGGGGGCTCCGTTGGAATGAGAATCGGTTGGCGCGCTGATAGCGAGCGGGGCCGGAGGGGTGAAGGCGGCTTGGCCGATTCCTCCCCAAGATTTGGCCCAAGATTTGGCACAGGAATTGGCCAGGGAATTGGGCGCGCCTAGTGCGTGCCGCCGTTCTTCTTCAGGCTCTCTTCCATCCGGGCCATCTGTTCCGGCGTCGCCTCGGTCTGGAACTTCACCTTCCATTCCTCCATCGGCATGCCGTGGATCAGCGCCCGCGCATCGGGCTTGGACAGGCCTGCGCCGGCATCGTTGATCCAGTCGGCCAGACAGTTACGGCAGAAGCCGGAAAGGCCCATCAGGTCGATATTCTGGGCATCGTGGCGCTTGCGCAAATGGCGCACCAGACGGCGGAAGGCGGCGGCGGCCACATCGTCGGGCAGGGTGTCGAGCGGATCGGGTGCGTCGGTCATCAAGTTTTCCCGCAAAGCTGTAGTTGTAATGTCCCGTGCCTCTGACATAGGCACGGTCCCATGGCAAAATTCGAACAGCCCAAGCTCAAGCCCCGCAACCGCAAGGTCAAGATCCTTGCCACCATCGGCCCCGCCAGCCGCGACCCGGAGATGCTCCGCCGCCTCGTGCTGGCCGGTGCCGACGCGTTCCGCGTGAACATGAGCCATGGGGACCATGCCACGCATGAGGAAACGATCAAGGCGATCCGTGCGCTGGAGAAAGATCTGGCCCACCCCATCGCCATCCTGTGCGATCTGCAGGGGCCGAAGCTGCGCGTCGGCACTTTCCGCCAGGGCGAGCGGGTGGTGATCCGCCACGGCAGCCATTTCACGCTGGACCGCAATCCCGAGCCGGGCGACGAAAACCGCGTCTGCCTGCCGCATCCGGAACTGTTCGGCATTCTGGAAAAGGGCCAGCGCCTGCTGATCGACGACGGCAAGATCCGCCTGCGCGTGATCCGGGCCGACGAGAACGAGATTCTCACCAGCGCCGAAGTGGGCGGCGTGATTTCCGACCGCAAGGGCGTGAACGTGCCCGACGCGGTGGTGCCCGTTCCCGCCTTGACCGAGAAGGATCGCAAGGACCTGGCCTTCGCCGTGAAGCATGGGGCGGACTGGATCGCCCTGTCCTTCGTCCAGCGTCCGGAAGACGTGGCCGAGGCGCGCAAGCTGATGGGCGGCCACGGCGCCCTGTGCGCCAAGATCGAAAAGCCCGCCGCGATTGACCGGCTGGACGAGATCATCGAACTGTCAGACGCGGTGATGGTAGCGCGCGGCGACTTGGGCGTGGAGCTGAATCCCGAAGACGTGCCACCGCTGCAGAAGCAGATCGTCAATTGCTCGCGCAGCATGGGCAAGCCGGTGATCGTGGCGACGCAGATGCTCGAATCCATGATCGAGAACCCCACCCCCACCCGCGCCGAAGTGTCGGACGTGGCCAATGCCGTCTATGACGGGGCGGATGCGGTGATGCTTTCGGCCGAAACGGCGGCGGGCCAGTGGCCGGAAGAAGCCGTGGCGATGATGGACCGCATTGCCGCCAAGATCGAAGCCGATGCCAGCTATCGCACGCGCATCCGCTTCCACGAAACCCCGCCCGATCCGACCACGGCCGACGCGCTTTCCCACGCCTGCATGACCATTGCGGAAACCATGCCGATTTCCGCCGTGGTGGTGTTCACCGGTTCCGGCTCCACCGCGCGCCGCGTTGCGCGCGAGAGGCCCGGCGTGCCGGTGCTGGTGCTCACCCCCGCGCTGCGCACCGCACGGCGCATGGCGCTGCTGTGGGGCACTCATGCCGTGGCCACGCGCGACATCGACAGTTTCGAGGAGATGGTGGCCAAGGGCAAGCGGATGGCCCTGCGCCATGGCATGGGCAAGGCTGGATCGCGGCTGGTGATGCTGGCAGGCGTCCCCTTCGGCACGCCCGGCTCCACCAACCTGCTCCACGTCGTACGCCTGACCGGGGACGAGCTGGAACGCCACGGGGAATGAAGGTTTCACCGGACGGCCGGTGAAACTCCTGCGCGCATGATGGCAGGCTTCGGCCCGCCTTAGCGAACGTTCAGGCCGACCTCGCTGAGGAGCTGCGCGGCCTGTTCGCGCGAAATCGTGGCACCGCGAAAGCGGGAGGCATCCCCCAGCCGCACGCCGCCGATGTCCGCGCCGCGCAGGTCCGCGCCTTCAAAACCCGCGCCATCCAGCACTGCCTCGCGCAGGCTGCAATCCTCGAAGGTCGTCATTCGGAAATCGCATTTGCGCAGATCGGCCTGCGAGAAGTCCACGCGCACAAGGCTGGCCTTTCTGAAGGAGCGGCCCGTCAGCCTGGCATTGACCAGCAGCGTCTCCGAGAAATGGAGATCGATGGCCTTCACTTCGGAAAAATCCGCGCCGGTGAGCTTGCAACCGACGAACCGCGTCCCTTCTAGCGTGCTGCGTTTCAGCGAGGCATTGTTGAAATCGCAGCCTGTGAACACGGCTTCGGACAGGTCGCACCCGACAAGGCTGGCAAAGGCACCCCGGCAGGATCGCCAGCTGGTGCGATCCGCTCTCGCCCCGCTGAAATCGGTCCGGCGCAAATTGCATTGCTGGAAGGTCCACCCCGAAAGATCGAGCCGGGAAAGGTCCGCTTCTTCCAGATCGCAGCCGATCAGCGTCTGCTGCCCTTTCAAGGCGCGGATTTCCTCGCGCGTCATGGCCCGGTCACGGATCGACTCGCCGGAAAAGAGGTCTTCCATCCGCCGGCTGTTAAACGCAGGCCCCCTGCCCGGCCAGACATGGCGGCTGTTTATGGGCAGAGAAAACCGCGCGGGCAATGCGGCGGCCTTGAACGACGCCCTAATCCATGATCCGCGCCAGCCCGTCCGCCAGGGCGGCGCGGGACAGCTGGCCGAACTGGGTTTCCACGATCCGGCCCCGTGCATCCACGAACACAGTGGTTGGCAAGGCCGTGCTGCCCACCACCAGTGACAGGCCCGATGCATCGTCCAGCAGCACTGCCTCGCCTGAAATGCCCTGCCGTTCCAGATAGGCCTGCACAGTGCCCGCATCTTCGCCCTGGCTGACCAGCAGGATCGGCACATCCGTGCGCGCGGCCTCTTGCGCCAGCATCGGCAGTTCGCGGCGGCAGGGCGGGCACCAGGTGGCCCACAAATTCATCACATAGGGCTGGCCTTCAAGCGCGGAAGGGTCGAAGGGACGTCCCTCCAGATGCACCATTTGCGGCAGGTCCGGCATTGGCCGCGGCGCGGGGCTCAGCAGACTCGATCCGGCGAACCACAGCGCGGCAAGAGCACCCAGCATCGCCAGCGAACGGAGCAAGGCTACCCGATGCCTTACCCGCCATGCGATGATTGCCGCAGCGCCAAGGAAGCCCGCCGGTCCAGAGAACCCACCTTCCCATATGGCAAGGACAGAGGCCCAATCCTGCGCAAAGGCGTCGTAGTGGGCAAGGACATAGGCCAGCCGCGCGGCCACGATCCCGCCAGCCAGCGCCAACCCGCCGGTTCTGGCCTGCAGGCCGAAGCGCGCGGCGATCCGGTCAAACCCGAACAGGAAGGCCATGATCAGGGCCAGCGCCAGCAAACGGTCGCTCGCGATCACCAGCGGTCCCAGCTGGATTATGCCCGGCATTACGACTGCTTCAGCCCTGCGCCGCCCGTTCCAGGCGGGCGCGAGCCTCGCGCTCGCCGATCAGCGGCAGCAGGGCCTTCATGTCCGGCCCGGAATCGCGCCCGGTAAGGGCAAGGCGCAGCGGGTGGAACAGGCTCTTGCCCTTGCGCCCGGTCGCTTCTTTCAGTGCATTGGTCAGCACAGGCCACGGGTCTTCGTTCCAGGCCAGCAGGCGGGCCGCATCGGCCAGAAAGGCGCGATCTTCGTCTGAAAATTCAGCGGCCTCGATGGGGCCGGTGACGACCTGCCACCAATCCGCCGCCTCGCCCACATGGGCAAGGTTGGGGCGAATGGCCTGCCATGCTTCCTCGCCCATGCCTTCGGGCAGACGGTCCTGCACTTCGGCGAAAACCAGCTGGTGGACGATCCCGGAATTCACCCGTTCCAGTTCCGCATCGTCGAAGCGGGCCGGGGCGCGGCCGAAGGTGGAAAGGTCGAAACTGTCGATCAGCGCGGCACGCTCGGCAATCGGCTCCACCGCCTGAGACGTGCCCAGCCGCGCGAGCAGCGCAACCAGCGCCGCTGCTTCGATCCCGCGTTCACGGAAGGCATCCGCCCCCAGCGAGCCGAGCCGCTTGGACAATTTGCCCTCGCTCCCCACCAGCAGCGCCTCATGCGCGAAGCGGGGATGGGCAGCGCCAAGCGCGGCGAACATCTGGATCTGCAGCGCGGTGTTGGAGACATGATCCTCCCCGCGCAGCACGTCGGTGACGCCCATCTCGATATCGTCGATCGCGCTGGGCAGCATATAGAGCCACGATCCATCCGCGCGGCGCACCACGGGGTCGGAAAGCTGGGCCGGGTCGAAATGCTGGGGCCCGCGAATGCCGTCTTCCCATTCGATGGCGGCGGAACGGTCCAGCTTGAAGCGCCAGTGCGGTGCAATGCCCTTCGCGGCATAATCCGCATGGTCCGCCTCGGTCAGTTGCAGAGCCGCCCGGTCATAGATCGGCGGCAGGCCGCGACCCAACAGCACTCTGCGCTTCAGTTCCAGTTCCTGCGAGGTTTCGTAGCAGCGATAGAGCCGCCCCTCGTCCACCAGATAGTTGAACTGCATCTGATAGAGCTGGAAGCGTTCAGACTGGCGCTCCTCCCCTTCCGGCTCCAGCCCCAGCCAGGCCAGATCGGCGCGGATCGCCTCGACATATTCCTCTTTGCTGCGCTCCTGATCCGTATCGTCGATGCGCAGCAGGAAGCGCCCGCCATGTTTCTTCGCCAGCATCCAGTTATGGAGCGCGGTGCGGATATTGCCGACATGCAGCCGCCCGGTGGGCGACGGGGCGAAGCGGGTAACGATGCTCATGCAGCGCCGTTAGCGGTTCGGCCCCGGCTTGTCATTTACTGCGGAAACTGTGCGTGATGGGATAGCGCCGGTCGCGGCCGAAATTGCGCATGCCCAGCTTCACGCCCGGGGGGGCCTGGCGGCGCTTGTATTCGGCGATGTTCAGCAGGTGCTCGATCCGTTCCACCGTCGCCCGTTCCAGCCCTTCGGCTGCAAGCTGGTCCACGCTCTTCTCATGCTCCACCAGCCCCATCAGGATACGGTCCAGCACCGGATAGGGCGGCAGCGAATCCTCGTCCTTCTGGTCGGGCCGCAGTTCCGCGCTGGGCGGCTTGTCGATGATGCGCTGGGGAATCACTTCGCCCGCCGGGCCCAGGCCGATGCGCGGCACAGCGGTGTTGCGCCACTTGGCCACGCCGAACACGGTCATCTTGTAGGCATCCTTCAGCGGGTTGTAGCCGCCGGCCATGTCACCATAGATCGTGGCATAACCCACGCTCATCTCGCTCTTGTTGCCGGTGGTCACCAGCATCGGCCCGAACTTGTTAGAAAGGGCCATCAGCGTCACGCCGCGAATGCGCGACTGCAAATTCTCTTCCGTGATGTCCACCTGTGTATCGGCGAAACTGTCTTCCAGCATGGCGTCGAACCCTTCGACGGCGGGCTGGATCGGGATTATTGAATAACGGCAACCCAGCGCCTCGGCACAGGCCTTCGCATCGTCGAGGCTTTCCTGGCTGGTGAAGCGGCTGGGCATCATCACGCACCACACCCGCTCCGCCCCCAATGCATCCACCGCGATGGCCGCGCAGACGGCCGAATCGATCCCGCCCGAAAGGCCGATCACCACGCCGGGGAAGCGGTTCTTGTCCACATAGTCGCGCAGGGCCAGCACCATGGCGCACCAGGTTTCCTCTGCCTGATCGGTCAGCCCTTCCAACTCGCCCCGGTTGCAGTTCCAGCCGCGCGCGATCTTGGTCCACTTCGTCTCGACAACCTGTTCTTCCCAGTCGCGCATCTGCACGGCCAGCGAACCGTCGCCATTGATGACGAAGCTGGCCCCGTCGAACACCAGTTCGTCCTGCCCGCCCACGCGGTTGAGATAGGCCATGGGAATGCCGGTATCCACCGCGCGGCGGCGGGCGATCTCGTCGATACGCAGCACGTCCTTGTCGATCTCGTAAGGGCTTCCGTTCACGCAGATGAACAGGCCCGCGCCGAAATCGGCCAGATGGCGGCAGACATCCGGGTGCCAGATATCCTCGCAGATCGGCAGGCCCAGCATGGCGCCCCGGAACAGCACCGGCTCCGGCAGGGGGCCGGGCGTGAAATAGCGCATTTCATCGAAGGTGCCGTAATTGGGCAGTTCATGCTTGAAGCGCGTAGCCGTGACGCGCCCGCCATCCAGCAAGGCCACGCCGTTATGCAGCGCCCCGTCGCGCACGAACACGCTGCCCACCAGCATGGCCGGGCCGCCATCGCCGGTGCACAGAGCCAGCCGCTCCATCTCCGCGGCCGCACGCTCGATCAGGGCAGGCTTCAGGATCAGGTCTTCGGGCGGATATCCGATCAGGTGCATTTCGGGAAAAACCACCAGATCGGTTTTACCTGCTTCCGCACGGACCCTGAGCATCGCTTCGGCATTGCCGGCAATATTGCCGACATTCTGGTTCATCTGGGCGAGCGTGATGGAGAGCGTATCGGGCATAAAGGCAGGATTAGGCGGCCTTACCCGCGCGGGCAATCGCGAAGACGCGCACGCGCCGCAATGGTCCACACCCATCCGTGATTGCGACTTTTCGGCTGCACTATTTCATCGTCATTTCAGCAATATGGCCACAGGTTCACGCGGCGGTCGCAACCTTGCCACTGGGTTTGAGTAGAGGCGACATAAACACCGAATAGGCGGAAGCCCTCTAATCCTTTGGGGGCGTAATCATGACCGATCTGATTCCCGGCAACGGCTATTCCGATGGCGATGTCGATACCAATAACACCGGCGGCGAAACGCTGTGGGACATTGCCGAAGCGCGTCATTCGCGCCGTTCGGTGATGCGCGGCGGCCTTGCTGCCAGCAGCGCGGCCTTCCTTGGCGGCGCCATGCTGTCGGGCTGCACCGACGATGTACTGGGCGGTGGCTCGGATGGCGGCAAGACCGTTGCCGTGAACCAGGAAATCGCGGTTTCCACCGGCCAGTCGGTTGAACTCACTGCCAGCTCGGCCGGCCAGTGGGCCCAGGTCGAAGGTCCGGAAGTAGAACTGATCACCGAAGAAGATGGCCGCATCTCCTTCATCGCACCGGCCGTCTCGAACGTCACCACTCTGGTCTTCTCGCTGCTGAACGGCATCGCGCGCGTGCTGGTAAGCCCCGCCAAGCTCAGCTTCCGGGCCGTCGACAAGAACCGCGACGACATCGTGACCGTGCCGCAGGGCTATTCCGTCACTGTGATGACCCGCCTTGGCGACCCGATCGCCGCCAATGTCGCCGATTACAAGAATGACGGCACCGACACCGATTTCGACAAGCGCATCGGCGACCATGGCGACGCGCTGCACTTCTTCGGCATGAGCCAGACCGGCAAGCGTAACGAAAATTCGTCCAAGCGCGGCCTGATGGTGCAGAACCATGAGAACCTGAACGTCCAGTACCTCCACCCGAACGGCCCGACCAATGTCGGTTCCGGCCCGCGTCCGGAAGCCGAAGCGGTGAAGGAAATCGACGCACATGGCGTCAGCATCACCGAATACAAATCGGAACGCCGCGCCGGCTGGAACTGGGTGAAGGACAGCGCCTTCAACCGCCGCATCACGCCTAACACGCCGATGCAGTTCAACGGCCCAGTGAAGGGTTCGGATTTCCTGAAGACCACCTTCTCCACCGACGGCACGCAGGGCCGCGGCACCATCAACAACTGCGCCAACGGCCACACAGAATGGGGCACCGCCCTGACCTGTGAAGAAAACTGGGCCGGATACTTCAAGCGCAGCGGCGACGATGCCCTGCGCAGCGCGCGCGAACTCACTTCGCTGCGCCGCTATGGCGTGACCGGCGGCAGCGGCAATTATGCCTGGTCCAGCGTAACGCCCGCCAACCCTTCCGACACACGCTTCCGCCGCTGGGATGCCCGCGCTAGCGAAGGGCTGACCGCCACGCAGGACTATCGCAACGAGCCCAACCAGATGGGCTGGGTCGTGGAAATCGATCCCTACGATCCCACCAGCAAGCCGCGCAAGCGCACGGCGCTGGGCCGCATGGGCCATGAAGGCGCATGGCTGGGCAAACTGGAAGCCGGCCGCAAGGTTGCCGTCTACATGGGCGACGATGCCCGCCGCGAATATTTCTACAAATTCGTGTCGACCGCCACGTGGGAAGCGCGCGATGCCATGGCAGACAATCGCCTGGCCATTGGCGACAAATATCTGGACTCCGGCACGCTCTACGTCGCGAAGTTCAACGCCGACGGCACCGGCAGCTGGCTGCCGCTGGTCTATGGCCAGGTTCCGAACCGTGCCGCCGTCGGCAACGATCCGGAATATGTGTTCCAGAACCAGCAGGACATTCTCGTCAATGCCCGCCTCGCGGCCGACGCACTGGGGGCCACCCCGATGGATCGCCCGGAATGGACCGCCTGCAACCCGCGCACCGGCGAGATCTACCTGACGCTTACCAATAACAGCTCGTCGGGTCGTCCGTTGAACGGCACCGATGCCGCAAATCCGCGTCACTATGTGAGCCAGCCGGGCAACAGCTATGGCAATGCCAATGGCCACATCATCCGCATCCGCGAAGGTGGGGACAATCAGGCTGCCACCAGCTTCATCTGGGACATCTATCTGTTTGGTGCGGATTCGGCCGAAGCCGGTTCGGACGTGAACATCTCGGGCCTGGATGCCAGCAACGACTTCTCCAGCCCGGACGGCCTCTGGTTCTCGCGCACGCAGAACCCGGCTGGCCACCTGCGTCCGCTGCTGTGGATCCAGACCGACGATGGCGCTTTCACTGACCAGACCAACAACCAGATGCTGGCAGCCCTGCCCGGCTTCGTGGGCGATGGCGGCAGCCGCACCATCACGAATGTGGGCACTGGCGGCGCCACGGCGATGCAGACTACCCAGGCTGGCACCAATGCCACGCCCGGCACTCTGAAGCGCTTCCTCACCGGCCCGCTGGAATGCGAGATCACCGGCGTGGACACCACTCCGGACGGCCGCACCCTGTTCGTGGGCATCCAGCACCCGGGCGAAAACGGCTCAGCCGATGCGCCCAGCAGCCACTGGCCGCAAAGCCAGAGCGGCACCAATTCAGGCCGCCCGCGCTCGGCCGTGGTCGCCATCACCCGCAACGATGGGGGCATCGTCGGCCTCTGACGCGACGCTGCAATCGAACGAAAATCAGGCCGGGGCATCGCAAGGTGCCCCGGCTTTTTTGTTGGGATAGGCCCGCCCTCTTGGCCGGCTGCATTTCCGATTTGCAGCCGCTGTGATCGCATTGGGTAAAGCCCCGTCAGGCGCGCCACGAGCCGCAACAAAGAAAAACCCCGCCGGATCGCTCCGGCGGGGTTTTCTGTTCCTTCGCACGAAGGCGGGTGAGGCTTATTCCTCGCCCGTTGCTTCGTCAGCCGCTTCGGGGTTCAGGTAATCGCCCGCATC from the Erythrobacter sp. SG61-1L genome contains:
- a CDS encoding CPBP family intramembrane glutamic endopeptidase codes for the protein MTVDTNYPPPVTMLRELGQWLRHPRRLDPTGIRAPGAMRRLAVLTVLMITGLLLVLLPVLGLWQSLFDLPAPDAFGKLEPQVMIPVVIVIAPVLEELLFRGWLTGRVRALWLLACAAGIAVLLYANTQGMNPVAAGAGFLALLIAMPLGWFFLRKKGTPGWFDAGFPAIFYLGAAGFALLHMANYPSFSVIALPLVLPQLWAGLVLGFIRMRIGLVASMLAHALSNSAALTVALLAS
- a CDS encoding heavy metal-binding domain-containing protein, which codes for MIVTTTALVEGRPVKEYLGIVAGEVIVGANIFRDLFASITDIVGGRSGKYEEVLSRARDQAIEEMKQQAMQRGGNAVLGVDLDYEVLGSNGSMLMVSASGTAVLL
- a CDS encoding DUF2312 domain-containing protein, whose product is MAETTDDRLRLLIERVERLEEEKKGISDDIRDVYAEAKAVGYDVKIMRQIVRLRKMKPDDRREMDLVLDTYRSALGLD
- a CDS encoding DUF3147 family protein, which produces MWGLVAKALLSGALIAAISEIGKRLPAFAALVASLPLVSILGMILLWRERPDAENMAVHSAATFWYVLPSLPMFLTIPAMLRAGLPFWLSLLAGCVLTVLLYGLLMAAAPRLGLKL
- a CDS encoding NAD+ synthase — translated: MPDTLSITLAQMNQNVGNIAGNAEAMLRVRAEAGKTDLVVFPEMHLIGYPPEDLILKPALIERAAAEMERLALCTGDGGPAMLVGSVFVRDGALHNGVALLDGGRVTATRFKHELPNYGTFDEMRYFTPGPLPEPVLFRGAMLGLPICEDIWHPDVCRHLADFGAGLFICVNGSPYEIDKDVLRIDEIARRRAVDTGIPMAYLNRVGGQDELVFDGASFVINGDGSLAVQMRDWEEQVVETKWTKIARGWNCNRGELEGLTDQAEETWCAMVLALRDYVDKNRFPGVVIGLSGGIDSAVCAAIAVDALGAERVWCVMMPSRFTSQESLDDAKACAEALGCRYSIIPIQPAVEGFDAMLEDSFADTQVDITEENLQSRIRGVTLMALSNKFGPMLVTTGNKSEMSVGYATIYGDMAGGYNPLKDAYKMTVFGVAKWRNTAVPRIGLGPAGEVIPQRIIDKPPSAELRPDQKDEDSLPPYPVLDRILMGLVEHEKSVDQLAAEGLERATVERIEHLLNIAEYKRRQAPPGVKLGMRNFGRDRRYPITHSFRSK
- a CDS encoding DUF1244 domain-containing protein; translation: MTDAPDPLDTLPDDVAAAAFRRLVRHLRKRHDAQNIDLMGLSGFCRNCLADWINDAGAGLSKPDARALIHGMPMEEWKVKFQTEATPEQMARMEESLKKNGGTH
- the pyk gene encoding pyruvate kinase, with protein sequence MAKFEQPKLKPRNRKVKILATIGPASRDPEMLRRLVLAGADAFRVNMSHGDHATHEETIKAIRALEKDLAHPIAILCDLQGPKLRVGTFRQGERVVIRHGSHFTLDRNPEPGDENRVCLPHPELFGILEKGQRLLIDDGKIRLRVIRADENEILTSAEVGGVISDRKGVNVPDAVVPVPALTEKDRKDLAFAVKHGADWIALSFVQRPEDVAEARKLMGGHGALCAKIEKPAAIDRLDEIIELSDAVMVARGDLGVELNPEDVPPLQKQIVNCSRSMGKPVIVATQMLESMIENPTPTRAEVSDVANAVYDGADAVMLSAETAAGQWPEEAVAMMDRIAAKIEADASYRTRIRFHETPPDPTTADALSHACMTIAETMPISAVVVFTGSGSTARRVARERPGVPVLVLTPALRTARRMALLWGTHAVATRDIDSFEEMVAKGKRMALRHGMGKAGSRLVMLAGVPFGTPGSTNLLHVVRLTGDELERHGE
- a CDS encoding TlpA family protein disulfide reductase, translated to MPGIIQLGPLVIASDRLLALALIMAFLFGFDRIAARFGLQARTGGLALAGGIVAARLAYVLAHYDAFAQDWASVLAIWEGGFSGPAGFLGAAAIIAWRVRHRVALLRSLAMLGALAALWFAGSSLLSPAPRPMPDLPQMVHLEGRPFDPSALEGQPYVMNLWATWCPPCRRELPMLAQEAARTDVPILLVSQGEDAGTVQAYLERQGISGEAVLLDDASGLSLVVGSTALPTTVFVDARGRIVETQFGQLSRAALADGLARIMD
- a CDS encoding YebC/PmpR family DNA-binding transcriptional regulator, giving the protein MAGHSKFKNIMHRKGAQDKKRSAMFSKLSREITVAAKMGMPDPDMNPRLRAAVNAAKAQSMPKDNIQRAIDKASKGDGENYEEVRYEGYGPGGVALIVEALTDNRNRTATNVRTAFSKNGGNLGASGAVSHGFERLGLIEYPGKVGDEEKVLEAAIEAGADDVESDEESHSIWVSVDSLHEVARELEKVLGEAEGVKLAWKPSLKTEVDEATAATLLKLIDTLDDDDDVQTVWGNYEIPDDVMEKLG
- the gltX gene encoding glutamate--tRNA ligase, encoding MSIVTRFAPSPTGRLHVGNIRTALHNWMLAKKHGGRFLLRIDDTDQERSKEEYVEAIRADLAWLGLEPEGEERQSERFQLYQMQFNYLVDEGRLYRCYETSQELELKRRVLLGRGLPPIYDRAALQLTEADHADYAAKGIAPHWRFKLDRSAAIEWEDGIRGPQHFDPAQLSDPVVRRADGSWLYMLPSAIDDIEMGVTDVLRGEDHVSNTALQIQMFAALGAAHPRFAHEALLVGSEGKLSKRLGSLGADAFRERGIEAAALVALLARLGTSQAVEPIAERAALIDSFDLSTFGRAPARFDDAELERVNSGIVHQLVFAEVQDRLPEGMGEEAWQAIRPNLAHVGEAADWWQVVTGPIEAAEFSDEDRAFLADAARLLAWNEDPWPVLTNALKEATGRKGKSLFHPLRLALTGRDSGPDMKALLPLIGEREARARLERAAQG
- a CDS encoding pentapeptide repeat-containing protein; protein product: MEDLFSGESIRDRAMTREEIRALKGQQTLIGCDLEEADLSRLDLSGWTFQQCNLRRTDFSGARADRTSWRSCRGAFASLVGCDLSEAVFTGCDFNNASLKRSTLEGTRFVGCKLTGADFSEVKAIDLHFSETLLVNARLTGRSFRKASLVRVDFSQADLRKCDFRMTTFEDCSLREAVLDGAGFEGADLRGADIGGVRLGDASRFRGATISREQAAQLLSEVGLNVR